The Candidatus Saccharimonadales bacterium genomic sequence GTTTCAAGTTGGTTCTAGTGGCCCGGTACACGTGCTAGATATTGGCGCCACCTCTCTAATATCACCGTCGGGCAATAACTTTGACATCCAAAGTACCGCGACTAACGGCCCAGTATTTACGATGATTCGACACGATACTACTTCTACCGTCGGTAATTCGATTGGCCGGATTGACTTTTATAATAACGACACTGAGCTCACGACCCAAAACATCTATGCTCAAATTCAAGTTGTGGCTGCCCAGACCATATCGACTGACGCCGCCGCCGGTGAACTCCTATTAAAGACAACTGGAACCGCGGTGGCGGGGGCGCCAATCGAGAGAGTTAGGATTAATGAAACCGGCGTGGGGATTGGCAACTTTACTCCCGGCGCCAGACTCGATGTCAATGAAAATACTGGCTCCAGTAACATCGATATTTTTAGGGTTATCAGTGACGTTGGCGGAACGGATAATGTCAAACTAAGCATCGACAGCGACGGCGACTTGGCGCTCGATGGTAGTATCTCGGTTTTGGACGCTCAAGGCCTGACTCTCGGCACCAGTAATGACGCGACGCTGTCTTACGACGAAGCCGGCGAAGACCGGGTAGAGCTAACCGGTACCAATGCCAATCTGTTTATTGAGGACAGGCTAAGTCTTGGCGTGGACGCCAGAACGATTAGCGATAACGGAACTGGCGCCAATGCGACATTGACTCTTAATCCGAACTCGGCCTACGTTGAGATTACCTGTAATGATGCCCAAGGCTGTGATATTACCATGGCTGAGGCGGCACCAGTTAGGCAAGGCAACGTGCTGGTAGCCGTTAACTTAAGCGCCGTAAATGTAAACTTTGCCGATACAGCCAACGTAACGGAACTGGCCGGTGTCTTTGCGGCTGGCCAATATGACAGTATCACGATGATGTATTTGAGCGACCGGTGGGTCGAATTGTCACGCTCGAACAACTAAATGATTATCAAGCGCTCCCACCCAAAGCTAAAACTACTAGTTCCGGTGCTGTCGATTATCTTGTTGGTAGTGGTATTTTTTGTACTGCCAAAACGAACAGATAATCAATTATTTGATGATCCAAACTTTGGATTAGTTTTTTCGTACAGTACTGATCTTGAGCAAACCAAACTAACAGAGCAGGATCATAAGGGCAGTATCTTCCTTCGGCTTCAGCCAAACTCGTCGCTAGCAGCCAATCTGTTAGTGACCGCCCGGGCCGAATCCGGCCTGGCCAAGGTAAGCGCCGTAACTAAGCAGACACCCCTCGAGATCATAGCCTCTAACATTGAACGGACGTATCCGTCCCGGTTTTCCGGCTGGCAACTGCAAACTGAACGTACCTTTGATATTAGCGGCCGTCCGGCCAAAGAAATAATATTCAGCTACAATGGACCGGCTGAGCCAATTACCCAACGGTTTTTGGTTATCATCAAGAATGATGACAGCGCGATCTTTTTGAGCGCTCAAGCGCCAACGGCGCAATATGGTGCAGTTAACCAAGCCTACTTTGAATCGATATTTGACAGTGTCAGCATCGAGTGAGTGATCTGTACCGCTTAAGTTACAAGTGGTAAGCTTTATCCATTAGCATGACGATTATCGCGATTGCCAACCAAAAAGGCGGGGTGGGAAAGACCACGACTGCTATAAACCTGGCAGCTTACTTGGCTGAACTCGGGCAAAAGGTCATTTTGATCGACCTTGATCCGCAAGCTAACAGCACTAGCGGTTTGGGCATTGACGCCGGAAAGCTCTCTTCATCCGTTTATGACGCTCTGTTTGACGAATCACAAACCGAAGGAGCGGTCATTGAGACAATTCACGGCGGGTTTTTGTTGCTACCGGCTAGTACCGATTTGGCGGCAGCCGAAGTCGACTTGGTTAAAGAACTATCACGGGAGCACAAACTGAAGAACCTGATTGCCAAATTAAGCGCGGATTACATAATTATTGATTGTCCGCCGAGTCTAGGACTACTAACAGTCAACGCTCTGACTGCAGCCGACCACGTCTTGATACCGGTGCAGGCCGAATATTTTGCTCTGGAAGGCGTAAGCCATCTTCTTGATACCATCTCCCGGGTGAAGCAAGCGCTCAATACTCAGCTGGAGATACTAGGTGTACTGCTGACTATGTACGATAGTCGAACGGCGCTGGCTAAGGGTGTCCACGCCGAAGTCAAAAAACACTTTGGTGACAAGGCATTTGATACAGTCATACCAAGAAACGTACGATTAGCAGAAGCGCCGAGCTACGGCCAGCCAATCAAACACTATGACCGCTGGTCGAAAGGTGCCCGGAGCTACAAACAGCTAGCCAAAGAAGTACATAAACGATCAAGGAGCAAAGATGCCAGTAAATAGAGGACTGGGACGAGGTTTAGATTCGCTGATTCCGACTACGATTGAAGCCGAATTTGATCCGACGGCCAGACAAGACGAAGCAATATCCCGAACACAAATGTTACTCATTTCAATTATTAAGGCTGATCCTGAACAACCGCGGCGAATAATAAAATCCGAGCAGCTTAACGAATTAGCTGCCTCGATCAAGAAACACGGAGTGCTGCAACCGATTGTGGTCAGACCAGATGGAAGTAAGTACTTTATTATCGCCGGTGAGCGCCGCTGGCGGGCCGCCGCCCTGGCCGGCCTAAAATCCATACCGGCGATTATCCGGTCGCTTTCAGGCCAACAGAAACTCGAGGTGGCATTGGTTGAAAACATCCAAAGAGAAGACCTGACTCTGCTTGAGACAGCCACTGCGATTGCGAAATTGAACCAACAGTTTAACCAATCGTACAAACAAATCTCGACCGAGCTAGGCAAAGCGGAGAGCACGGTGATAAATATTGCTAGGTTACTTCAATTGCCATCTCCGGCAAAAAGGGCGCTGGGTAGTGGTGCTATCAGTGAAGGTCACGCCCGCCAAATCCTGGCACTAAGCACCGAAAAATCTAAACAAGAGTTATTAGACCTCATTGTGCGACACGGCTGGTCTGTACGACGGGCCGAACAATACGTCGTGGAACGTAAAAAAGGCGGAGGTTCTTTAAACTCTATCGTCAAGCGAAGCGCCTCGACCAACGAAGACACCAAATTATTGCAGGGTAAACTAAAGACGAAGGTTTATTTACATAAACTGGCCAAGGGTGGCCGGCTGGTAATCGAGTATAAAAACGCCCAAGACTACAATCGGATTATTGCCCGCTTGAAAGATTAAAAGACGCCAGCGTCGCCCAACGGGTAGATCCTCAACACCAAGTCGCCGACGATATCACCGAGCGGGACTGTACCGAGATCATTTCTGGAGTCAAGCGATCCGCCGGGTATTCGATTATCGCCGACGACAAAAACTTTGCCGGCCGGTACCAAGCTTTCCAGCTTATCGGTGGCCCCGACTAAGTCCAGGCCGTAAACATCGTCAAAATTAAAAGTATTACTGCCGTCTGGTGGTGTGACGAATAGCTGGCCGTCGCGCACAATAATTATGTCTCCGGGTAAACCCACCACCCGTTTAACCAGCTGGACATCGGCCGATTGAGGATTATGGAAGACAATAATCTCACCGCGTTTAGGTAGATAGTCACGTCTAAGCAAGCTTGACCAGCTCTTACCGAGTTTCGAGATAATTAAGCGATCACCCTCGTGTAGCGTCGGCGCCATACTCTGGCCAAATACTTCGTATGATTGAAAAACCACGTGGTTAATGACAAAGGCCAGCAAAACGGCGCCAAAAATTAACTGCCCGAACGACCAAAATCCCTTAAACGCCGTACTCCTTAGTCTCTTTTGTGGTTTAGGCGTCGTCGGTACTTCCTGGTAGTGGCCGATCGGATCAATCTGGGCCGCCGAGGGGGGGGAAGCGTGGAGGCTTGGCTCGTCGGCCGAAGGGCTAGGCTCTGGGTTCTGAGTAACGTTTGGTTCTGATTGCCGTTGTTCCATTATGCACTCGGTATTATACGCTACAA encodes the following:
- a CDS encoding AAA family ATPase, translating into MTIIAIANQKGGVGKTTTAINLAAYLAELGQKVILIDLDPQANSTSGLGIDAGKLSSSVYDALFDESQTEGAVIETIHGGFLLLPASTDLAAAEVDLVKELSREHKLKNLIAKLSADYIIIDCPPSLGLLTVNALTAADHVLIPVQAEYFALEGVSHLLDTISRVKQALNTQLEILGVLLTMYDSRTALAKGVHAEVKKHFGDKAFDTVIPRNVRLAEAPSYGQPIKHYDRWSKGARSYKQLAKEVHKRSRSKDASK
- a CDS encoding ParB/RepB/Spo0J family partition protein, encoding MPVNRGLGRGLDSLIPTTIEAEFDPTARQDEAISRTQMLLISIIKADPEQPRRIIKSEQLNELAASIKKHGVLQPIVVRPDGSKYFIIAGERRWRAAALAGLKSIPAIIRSLSGQQKLEVALVENIQREDLTLLETATAIAKLNQQFNQSYKQISTELGKAESTVINIARLLQLPSPAKRALGSGAISEGHARQILALSTEKSKQELLDLIVRHGWSVRRAEQYVVERKKGGGSLNSIVKRSASTNEDTKLLQGKLKTKVYLHKLAKGGRLVIEYKNAQDYNRIIARLKD
- the lepB gene encoding signal peptidase I, which gives rise to MEQRQSEPNVTQNPEPSPSADEPSLHASPPSAAQIDPIGHYQEVPTTPKPQKRLRSTAFKGFWSFGQLIFGAVLLAFVINHVVFQSYEVFGQSMAPTLHEGDRLIISKLGKSWSSLLRRDYLPKRGEIIVFHNPQSADVQLVKRVVGLPGDIIIVRDGQLFVTPPDGSNTFNFDDVYGLDLVGATDKLESLVPAGKVFVVGDNRIPGGSLDSRNDLGTVPLGDIVGDLVLRIYPLGDAGVF